Proteins from a genomic interval of Flammeovirgaceae bacterium SG7u.111:
- a CDS encoding TlpA disulfide reductase family protein — protein MKKILIATLLVLLNCGLSHSQNQDFQKPFDLANSLSSLWIEGETEKAINVSAELVELYPFLLSSTVHNTLSQMVLSVSDERITNANAYLEGMYAMNNKPINDIIGPIYYWSKVVKAGDPKEIGKLVKEIEKNLGDSSNMWNMAERYGLLVLNELNEKDFSDDKVKKELLQKIMKNLEAFPDLAEVVKGKGEGRRKHEKRAWNRYLLAYSYNYLYVNYDAEEEYLKKAAVYSPDVTDSQFKHAYFYDMALLTQNTEKINFKATYAGYLQQNERMDEALDVLAEDAFINPSSNNLLGLKSFYSDLSRSESFGEYWLGYINSQSSDAPAVEIEFGESTVLNTKNMEGSWTLLEFWGTWCGPCVRELPSLEKYYQEIKSLPASKLSIYTLSYNSKDLGEFMNKNNYSFPVAEVGKEEVEAFNIQGFPTRILMTPAGKYLKLPYNADWKLYIKNYTQM, from the coding sequence ATGAAAAAAATCCTCATAGCTACCTTGTTAGTTTTACTTAATTGCGGTTTATCACATTCTCAAAATCAAGATTTCCAAAAGCCATTTGATTTGGCTAATTCCCTATCTAGTTTATGGATTGAGGGAGAAACAGAAAAAGCAATAAATGTATCTGCCGAATTAGTGGAATTATATCCTTTTCTGTTATCAAGTACTGTGCATAATACATTGTCCCAAATGGTATTAAGTGTGAGTGATGAAAGAATTACTAATGCCAACGCGTATCTAGAAGGGATGTATGCAATGAATAACAAGCCCATCAATGACATAATTGGCCCAATTTATTATTGGAGTAAGGTTGTGAAGGCAGGTGACCCTAAGGAAATAGGCAAACTGGTAAAAGAGATAGAAAAGAATTTGGGAGATAGTTCGAATATGTGGAACATGGCAGAAAGGTATGGGTTGTTGGTATTGAATGAATTAAATGAAAAGGACTTTTCTGATGATAAAGTAAAAAAAGAATTGCTCCAAAAAATTATGAAAAACCTAGAAGCCTTTCCTGATCTAGCCGAGGTGGTTAAAGGTAAGGGAGAAGGCAGAAGGAAACATGAAAAACGTGCTTGGAATAGGTATTTATTAGCCTATAGCTATAACTATTTGTACGTTAATTATGATGCAGAGGAAGAGTACCTGAAAAAAGCAGCTGTGTATAGTCCTGATGTTACTGATAGCCAATTTAAGCATGCATACTTTTATGATATGGCTTTGCTAACTCAAAATACTGAGAAAATTAATTTTAAGGCTACTTATGCTGGGTATTTGCAACAAAATGAGCGTATGGATGAAGCATTGGATGTGCTTGCTGAGGATGCTTTTATAAATCCCAGTAGTAATAATCTGTTGGGTTTAAAATCTTTTTATTCCGACCTTTCTAGATCCGAATCCTTTGGCGAATATTGGTTAGGATATATCAATAGTCAATCTTCTGATGCTCCTGCTGTGGAAATTGAATTTGGTGAAAGTACTGTACTGAATACGAAAAACATGGAAGGTTCTTGGACACTGCTTGAGTTTTGGGGGACATGGTGCGGGCCATGTGTAAGGGAACTCCCTAGTTTGGAAAAGTATTATCAGGAAATTAAGTCATTGCCAGCTTCTAAACTGAGTATTTATACACTTTCTTATAACTCTAAAGATTTGGGTGAATTTATGAATAAGAATAATTACTCATTTCCAGTAGCTGAAGTGGGAAAAGAAGAAGTAGAGGCTTTCAATATCCAAGGGTTTCCCACAAGGATATTGATGACACCCGCGGGCAAGTATTTAAAACTTCCCTACAATGCAGATTGGAAACTTTACATAAAAAACTACACGCAGATGTAG
- a CDS encoding amino acid permease, with protein MAGKIEEIYKKKIIPVTFERHISLFGATTIGVGALMGAGVYVLIGLAADKAGPSVWLSYVICGGLAFLTTLVYAELSKTLPVSGGGYAYVYKTLGSFGGFATGWYLALGSIFACGLYAIGFAQYFTTSLGFELSDFQVRLISAGIVLLLTLLNAKGTNGADKIQGVLTWGNLAILLVLILFSLPLLDIENVKPMFPKGYGGTFSAISIIYISFFGYQLIANSSDEIRTPKQVVPLAMKYSMEVSFAGYLAVAVISIMVIPWEQLAASNAPLVLVASESLGKYGWVLISAGGILASLSALNSTLVSQARQIFAMGKDGFVPKLLGQLHEKNKTPQTAILAGGALVMAALLFFDLEFIVKSANFALLASLLPVSLSLRKIYRKQPKNIKIAWWKKMLPAATLIANLGLLSSLDWMSILFGLQLGLAGFAVYWFYSKKNENRSKSGINLVLSETKQPMLGFHSKILVPMANPLTQKGILTVSNILLKKSKGEIVALSVVNTPEQVDFQAALSDAGSSLELLKRTEEMQMQVDFPIRPVLRASRSISQGIIHTAEEERCNLIVMGYTPKPEKPQKKSTTTLMEQVVSGASNDILLFNFKGLKEGNFAPKKIAVSVGGKGNLELMLKLAGALADKFGGEITFINILPKDFKPIHRLHADKMMIKVLQENNSKSLYQVRLLTSDSPVQALIDVSSEFDLLVIGTAKVGILSKAMVGNFSTQVAEGADCSVAIVRVASTTKKIIKKIR; from the coding sequence ATGGCTGGCAAAATAGAAGAGATATACAAGAAGAAAATTATACCCGTCACTTTCGAGAGACATATCAGCCTATTCGGAGCTACTACTATTGGCGTAGGTGCGCTTATGGGCGCTGGTGTATATGTGCTTATAGGGCTGGCAGCCGACAAAGCAGGCCCTTCTGTTTGGTTGAGCTACGTTATTTGCGGTGGGCTTGCCTTCCTTACCACACTGGTCTATGCCGAGCTTTCCAAAACCCTTCCCGTATCAGGCGGGGGCTATGCCTATGTGTACAAAACGCTGGGGAGCTTTGGCGGCTTTGCCACGGGCTGGTACTTGGCGCTGGGGAGCATCTTTGCCTGTGGGCTTTATGCCATAGGCTTTGCCCAGTACTTCACCACTTCTTTGGGCTTCGAACTGTCCGATTTTCAAGTCAGACTGATTTCCGCAGGTATTGTCCTTCTTCTTACTTTGCTTAATGCAAAAGGCACGAATGGGGCAGATAAAATCCAAGGAGTTCTTACATGGGGCAACTTGGCTATCCTGTTGGTTCTTATCCTTTTCTCATTGCCTTTGCTAGATATTGAAAATGTGAAACCCATGTTTCCAAAAGGTTACGGCGGAACATTTTCAGCTATATCCATCATCTATATTTCTTTCTTTGGCTACCAGCTCATTGCCAATAGCAGCGATGAAATCCGCACCCCCAAGCAGGTTGTCCCTTTGGCTATGAAGTATTCGATGGAGGTTAGCTTTGCCGGCTACCTTGCCGTAGCAGTCATCTCTATTATGGTCATTCCGTGGGAGCAACTTGCAGCATCCAATGCTCCTTTAGTACTCGTTGCCTCGGAGAGCTTAGGCAAATACGGTTGGGTATTGATTTCGGCAGGAGGGATTTTGGCTTCGCTAAGTGCGCTCAACAGCACTTTGGTTTCCCAAGCCCGACAGATTTTTGCCATGGGGAAAGACGGTTTTGTCCCTAAGTTACTTGGCCAACTCCATGAGAAAAACAAAACTCCTCAAACGGCCATTCTAGCAGGTGGTGCACTGGTAATGGCAGCCCTACTATTCTTCGACCTAGAGTTCATTGTAAAGTCGGCAAACTTTGCCTTGTTGGCTTCCCTGCTTCCTGTTTCTCTTAGCCTCAGAAAAATATATAGGAAACAACCTAAGAATATAAAAATTGCTTGGTGGAAAAAAATGCTTCCCGCAGCTACACTCATTGCCAACCTTGGCTTGTTGAGTTCTTTGGATTGGATGTCTATCCTTTTCGGCTTACAATTGGGCTTAGCTGGCTTTGCAGTCTATTGGTTCTATTCCAAAAAGAACGAAAACCGCTCTAAGTCTGGCATCAACTTGGTGCTTTCCGAAACCAAACAACCCATGCTTGGCTTCCATAGCAAAATATTGGTCCCTATGGCCAACCCACTCACCCAAAAGGGTATTTTAACCGTTTCTAATATTCTCTTGAAAAAGAGCAAAGGGGAGATTGTAGCCCTTAGTGTGGTAAACACCCCCGAACAAGTAGATTTCCAAGCTGCCCTCTCCGATGCAGGCTCATCATTGGAACTGCTTAAGCGTACCGAGGAAATGCAAATGCAAGTAGATTTTCCCATTCGTCCTGTACTGCGGGCTTCGCGCAGTATTTCCCAAGGTATTATCCATACTGCAGAAGAAGAGCGCTGTAACCTGATAGTGATGGGCTACACGCCCAAACCAGAAAAACCCCAAAAGAAATCGACTACTACGCTCATGGAACAAGTGGTGAGCGGGGCTTCCAACGATATCTTGCTGTTCAACTTCAAAGGGCTGAAAGAAGGGAACTTTGCTCCAAAAAAGATAGCTGTTTCGGTGGGGGGGAAAGGTAATTTGGAACTGATGCTCAAGCTGGCAGGGGCACTGGCAGATAAGTTTGGAGGAGAAATCACATTTATCAATATCCTTCCAAAAGATTTCAAGCCCATCCATCGTCTCCATGCAGACAAGATGATGATAAAGGTATTGCAGGAAAATAATTCCAAGTCGCTTTATCAAGTTCGTTTACTCACTTCCGATTCGCCTGTGCAGGCGTTGATAGATGTATCGAGCGAGTTTGACCTGTTGGTAATAGGCACTGCCAAAGTAGGAATCCTCTCCAAAGCGATGGTAGGCAATTTCTCCACCCAAGTTGCCGAAGGAGCTGATTGTTCGGTCGCCATTGTTAGAGTAGCTTCTACTACTAAGAAGATTATTAAGAAGATAAGGTAA
- a CDS encoding YceI family protein, translated as MNSSKSKVKFEVSNLAFNTVEGTFTDMIGTVKFSEEDFSNSYFNVCIAAKSVNTENDTRDEHLRTEDFFHVEKYPNICFKSSSIKKTANGYTAIGKLTMHGITKEVNIPFTFISNTFSGSLTLDRTDYNVGSDRSFMIGKEAKLEIICVIN; from the coding sequence ATTAATTCTTCCAAATCTAAAGTAAAATTTGAAGTTTCTAACTTGGCTTTCAATACAGTAGAAGGAACTTTTACTGACATGATAGGAACGGTTAAGTTTTCAGAGGAAGATTTTAGCAATTCTTATTTTAATGTTTGCATAGCAGCTAAATCTGTAAATACTGAAAATGACACAAGAGACGAACATTTGCGAACTGAAGATTTTTTCCATGTAGAAAAGTACCCGAACATTTGTTTCAAATCAAGCTCGATTAAAAAAACGGCTAATGGGTACACAGCTATTGGCAAACTAACTATGCATGGAATAACTAAAGAGGTTAACATTCCTTTTACGTTTATCAGTAATACTTTTAGCGGTTCACTTACTCTTGACAGAACGGACTACAATGTTGGTTCAGATCGTAGTTTTATGATTGGAAAAGAGGCTAAACTAGAAATCATTTGTGTAATTAATTAG
- a CDS encoding AraC family transcriptional regulator yields MKQNGETYDNFRIAVPTDYKNVFSHFYFAENQSNETITKTLLPSYQTILVFNFGTKALLNSKNNSQIEIDKCIVLGTIRKAFNYSLPPKAKILVANFKDDAFYRFFGNTSLAENLPVNPDELLNKNCFTTMWYELNKIDNVDQQVNYILEFCTPYIQQRDKIAKQLSKFTKQSLNPIKSLASENNQTERNIQIKQKKYFGYSAKEINRYQRFLKAVEYIENIASKASKEDWFTVINDCGYYDQSQLINDFKYYTNMSPTKYLKFQQDICNPVN; encoded by the coding sequence ATGAAACAAAACGGTGAAACATACGATAATTTCAGAATAGCTGTTCCGACAGATTATAAAAATGTATTTTCTCATTTCTATTTTGCCGAAAATCAATCCAACGAAACTATAACAAAAACTTTATTGCCCTCGTACCAAACTATTTTGGTTTTCAATTTTGGCACAAAAGCATTGCTCAATTCCAAAAATAATTCACAAATAGAAATTGACAAATGCATTGTATTGGGAACAATTCGGAAAGCATTTAACTATTCGTTACCTCCAAAAGCAAAAATTTTGGTTGCCAACTTCAAAGATGATGCGTTTTATCGGTTCTTTGGTAACACTTCACTTGCTGAAAACTTACCGGTTAATCCCGATGAATTATTGAATAAAAATTGCTTTACTACAATGTGGTATGAACTCAATAAAATCGATAATGTAGACCAGCAAGTAAATTACATTCTTGAGTTTTGCACACCCTATATACAACAGCGTGACAAAATTGCCAAACAACTGTCGAAATTCACAAAACAATCCTTAAACCCCATTAAATCACTTGCCAGCGAGAATAACCAAACAGAGCGGAATATCCAAATAAAACAAAAAAAGTACTTCGGGTATTCTGCGAAAGAAATTAACCGCTACCAGCGATTTTTAAAGGCAGTTGAATACATTGAAAACATTGCTTCAAAGGCTTCGAAAGAAGATTGGTTTACTGTCATCAACGATTGTGGTTACTATGACCAAAGCCAACTCATCAACGACTTTAAATATTACACTAATATGAGTCCGACAAAATACCTGAAATTCCAACAAGACATATGCAATCCTGTAAACTGA
- a CDS encoding NAD(P)H-dependent oxidoreductase yields the protein MKHLIIYAHPNEHSLNGHLKKIVLDQLIQQRHEIKVRDLYQLNFNPVLSLEDIAGQRKGEVYEDVKTEQNCITWADSITFIYPIWWTGLPAIMKGYIDRVFSYGFAYRYDQGIQKGLLSGKQAIIINTYGKSQREYHDLGMDKALELASDKGIYTYCGLEIRQHLFFGQADRADTEIIEQWTREIKSIF from the coding sequence ATGAAACATTTAATCATTTACGCTCATCCAAATGAACATAGTTTGAATGGACACCTAAAAAAAATAGTTTTAGACCAGCTCATCCAACAAAGACACGAAATAAAAGTTCGGGATTTGTACCAACTTAATTTTAATCCCGTGCTTTCTTTAGAAGATATAGCAGGACAGCGAAAAGGAGAAGTTTACGAAGATGTGAAAACTGAACAAAATTGTATTACATGGGCAGATAGCATTACTTTCATCTATCCAATTTGGTGGACCGGTTTACCCGCTATTATGAAAGGTTACATTGACCGTGTTTTTAGCTATGGTTTCGCCTATCGGTATGACCAAGGAATTCAAAAAGGTTTGCTTTCGGGCAAACAAGCCATCATTATTAATACATACGGAAAATCACAACGTGAATATCATGATTTGGGAATGGATAAAGCTCTTGAACTTGCATCAGATAAGGGTATTTATACCTATTGCGGTTTAGAGATTAGACAACATTTGTTTTTCGGCCAAGCCGATAGAGCCGATACAGAAATTATTGAGCAGTGGACAAGAGAAATCAAATCAATTTTTTAA
- a CDS encoding Crp/Fnr family transcriptional regulator, giving the protein MEDLIAYILQFGILNVQQINLIKGKVTELELRKDAYFSEAGKIPRQVAFVVKGVFRGCYYNNKGEEITRCFIQEKSIMCDYVNFESNAFSSDYLQACTDCELMVFSKQSWEELSRVIVGWDAIKSKMAQVCMYQKSRKNPVISQDATTRYLEFIENYPSLVNRIPLTYIASYLGVTQQSLSRIRKNIS; this is encoded by the coding sequence ATGGAAGATTTAATAGCATATATTTTACAATTTGGAATTCTGAATGTGCAACAGATTAATCTGATTAAAGGAAAAGTAACTGAATTAGAACTCAGAAAAGATGCATATTTTTCAGAAGCTGGTAAAATTCCAAGACAAGTTGCATTCGTGGTAAAAGGTGTTTTTAGAGGCTGTTATTATAACAACAAAGGAGAGGAAATAACACGCTGTTTTATTCAAGAAAAAAGTATAATGTGTGATTATGTGAATTTTGAATCTAATGCCTTTTCTTCCGATTATCTGCAGGCCTGTACCGATTGTGAGCTCATGGTTTTTTCAAAGCAAAGTTGGGAAGAACTTTCACGAGTTATTGTGGGATGGGATGCTATTAAAAGTAAAATGGCTCAAGTTTGTATGTATCAAAAATCCAGAAAAAACCCAGTCATTTCTCAGGATGCCACGACCCGATATTTGGAGTTTATAGAAAACTATCCCTCATTAGTCAATCGAATCCCTTTGACATATATAGCATCTTACTTAGGGGTAACGCAACAATCTTTAAGTAGAATTAGAAAAAATATCAGCTAA
- a CDS encoding SDR family NAD(P)-dependent oxidoreductase yields MKKVLITGANKGIGFATAKLLLQKGYYVYLGSRNMQNGVAAVEKLKEKGLTNVECTQIDVTDDYSVKTVAEKIIKKTDVLDILINNAGINGGDDPYTALAAKPEEFQAAFDVNVIGTSRVTQAFLNLLKKSQQPRIVNLSTSVGSLTLQSDLNWPAYNYAKYAVYAASKAALNMYTIHLAYELRDTNFKVNAVCPGLTATDFTFGNGGEVETAAKRVVKYATIGQEGPSGKFFSQESNPETEGIPW; encoded by the coding sequence ATGAAGAAAGTATTAATCACAGGGGCTAATAAAGGCATTGGCTTTGCAACAGCTAAATTATTATTACAAAAAGGGTATTACGTTTATCTCGGTAGTAGAAATATGCAAAATGGTGTTGCAGCTGTTGAAAAATTGAAAGAAAAAGGTTTAACGAATGTAGAGTGTACTCAAATAGATGTAACCGATGACTATTCAGTTAAAACAGTTGCCGAAAAAATAATTAAAAAAACGGATGTTCTAGATATCTTGATTAACAATGCGGGTATCAATGGAGGAGATGACCCTTATACAGCTTTAGCAGCCAAGCCAGAGGAGTTTCAAGCAGCATTTGATGTCAATGTAATTGGCACATCAAGGGTTACCCAAGCATTTCTTAATTTACTTAAAAAATCACAACAACCTCGAATTGTAAATTTAAGTACTAGTGTTGGTTCTCTTACTTTACAAAGTGACCTGAACTGGCCAGCATATAATTATGCAAAATATGCTGTTTATGCAGCTTCTAAAGCAGCCTTAAATATGTACACCATTCACTTGGCTTATGAACTGCGTGATACCAATTTTAAGGTAAATGCTGTTTGTCCAGGGTTAACAGCTACTGACTTTACATTTGGAAATGGAGGAGAAGTGGAAACCGCAGCGAAAAGGGTGGTTAAATACGCAACAATTGGCCAAGAAGGACCATCGGGAAAATTCTTCAGCCAAGAATCCAATCCTGAAACTGAGGGAATTCCTTGGTAA
- a CDS encoding transposase encodes MAKRKSYTTKFKKQVAIEAVKEHLTIPQIAQKFKVPPSQINKWKGVLLEQSDVLFEHGNSRHKVSKENEKAQDDLLRIIGKLQVENEFLKKTLD; translated from the coding sequence ATGGCAAAGCGAAAAAGTTACACTACCAAATTCAAGAAGCAGGTAGCCATTGAGGCAGTCAAGGAACACCTGACAATTCCCCAGATTGCACAGAAGTTCAAGGTGCCCCCCTCCCAGATAAATAAATGGAAGGGGGTTCTGCTTGAGCAGAGCGATGTGCTATTTGAGCATGGAAACAGTAGGCACAAAGTTTCAAAGGAAAACGAGAAAGCCCAAGACGATTTGCTGCGGATTATCGGCAAGCTACAGGTAGAGAATGAGTTTCTAAAAAAAACGCTCGACTGA